From Woronichinia naegeliana WA131, the proteins below share one genomic window:
- a CDS encoding PEP-CTERM sorting domain-containing protein: protein MINFKTVSLGLVVSGLGFLALTPDAQAYSFDFLGASPSGGSIDWKFGFNSEGFDQSLGNDNRIVFSGFSGLKSAGFAAAMSSSTGDTIVVPNTLVFQTVVNVDPSIGEVTYTALSNVNQINGNVKYQTFVVTADAVPIGFVSGDYQLPNGSSLLPNGPQPSPVPEPLTILGSLAALGFGAFGQKEYAKKQSQNSDSESYLRFS, encoded by the coding sequence ATGATCAATTTCAAAACAGTTTCTCTGGGACTGGTAGTCTCTGGTCTGGGCTTTCTTGCCCTGACTCCGGATGCACAAGCCTACAGTTTTGACTTCTTGGGTGCCAGTCCTAGTGGTGGTTCTATTGATTGGAAATTCGGCTTCAATTCGGAAGGATTTGACCAATCCCTCGGCAATGATAACAGAATTGTCTTTAGTGGTTTCAGTGGACTTAAATCAGCCGGTTTTGCTGCTGCCATGAGTTCATCTACCGGTGATACAATTGTCGTACCTAATACATTGGTGTTTCAAACGGTGGTAAATGTTGATCCCTCTATTGGAGAAGTTACCTATACCGCCCTCTCTAATGTGAATCAAATCAACGGTAACGTAAAGTATCAAACCTTTGTTGTCACTGCTGATGCTGTTCCTATCGGATTTGTCTCGGGAGATTATCAACTGCCCAATGGAAGTTCCTTGCTGCCTAATGGCCCCCAACCGAGTCCTGTTCCTGAACCCTTGACCATCCTCGGTTCTTTAGCGGCTTTGGGCTTTGGTGCCTTTGGCCAAAAGGAATATGCTAAAAAACAGTCTCAAAATAGTGATTCTGAATCTTACCTAAGATTTAGCTAG
- a CDS encoding CopG family transcriptional regulator translates to MEILRQYCEQEGRTQSDVLREYIRSLKRKLNKRIESSQ, encoded by the coding sequence ATGGAAATACTTCGACAATACTGTGAACAGGAAGGGAGAACCCAATCTGATGTTCTCAGAGAATATATTCGCTCATTAAAACGAAAGTTGAACAAGCGCATCGAAAGTAGTCAATGA
- a CDS encoding saccharopine dehydrogenase-like oxidoreductase, with translation MLAPKQEMRWVAAADHKGYAYQAQGLPLQSAIAVYQEKGSLGYLDPSGVLSDRSIDELLSQAKVDGYFLALPNLPNTFMADVARRFIQSGWQGVLVDALKRTSAVEQLLELKDSLATAGITYMTGCGATPGLLTAAAALAAQSYAEVHRVQITFGVGIANWEAYRATIREDIAHMPGYDVDKARAMTDEEVAMLLDQTNGILALENMEHADDIMLELAGICDREQVTVGGVVDTRNPKKPLSTNVKITGRTFEGKISTHTFTLGDETSMAANVCGPAFGYLKAGIRLHQRGLYGLYTAAEIMPLFVR, from the coding sequence ATGCTCGCTCCAAAACAGGAAATGCGTTGGGTTGCTGCCGCCGATCATAAAGGTTACGCTTATCAAGCTCAAGGTTTACCACTTCAGTCCGCGATCGCCGTTTATCAGGAAAAAGGTTCTCTGGGTTATTTAGATCCCTCTGGGGTTTTGAGCGATCGCAGTATTGACGAATTATTGTCCCAGGCAAAAGTAGATGGCTATTTTCTCGCCTTACCTAACTTGCCGAATACCTTTATGGCCGATGTCGCTCGCCGTTTTATCCAATCCGGTTGGCAAGGCGTATTAGTTGATGCCCTGAAACGCACTAGTGCCGTAGAGCAGCTATTGGAGCTAAAAGACTCGTTGGCCACTGCGGGTATTACCTATATGACTGGATGTGGAGCGACTCCTGGACTCTTAACGGCAGCAGCGGCTTTAGCAGCCCAAAGTTATGCCGAGGTTCATCGCGTTCAAATTACCTTTGGGGTCGGTATTGCTAACTGGGAAGCCTATCGTGCCACGATTCGAGAAGATATTGCTCATATGCCTGGCTATGATGTGGACAAGGCCAGAGCCATGACCGATGAAGAAGTTGCCATGCTACTCGATCAAACCAACGGTATTTTGGCCTTGGAAAATATGGAACATGCTGATGACATTATGCTGGAACTAGCCGGCATTTGCGATCGCGAACAGGTCACTGTGGGGGGCGTTGTTGACACTCGTAATCCGAAGAAACCATTGAGTACCAATGTCAAGATTACAGGACGCACCTTTGAAGGCAAAATTTCAACTCACACCTTCACCTTAGGAGATGAAACCAGTATGGCGGCCAATGTTTGCGGGCCTGCCTTCGGTTATTTAAAAGCAGGGATACGCTTACATCAACGGGGGTTATACGGATTGTACACGGCGGCTGAAATTATGCCTTTGTTTGTGCGTTGA
- a CDS encoding transposase — MLTKGLGFISSEVIPDVSLYATQLIKDKSGDWFCMFLEEAKPIPQQGNRIIALDPGVRTFLTGFDGQNFLEVGSSDMGRINRLCKYLDDLMSRISLSKVAKERQKMRKAASRLRGKIRNLIDDCHKKTASYLTKKYPAILLPKFETSEMTNRSKRKIRSKTARQMLTWAHYRFKQVLKNKAELSGCQMFDVTEEFTSKTCTKCGHIHTKLGGSKVFRCPVCDHVIPRDWNGALGIMLKALSGTTFTLSNEGDAIVAKCGNIPLSVA, encoded by the coding sequence TTGTTAACAAAAGGACTTGGCTTTATTTCTTCAGAAGTAATCCCTGACGTTAGTCTTTATGCGACTCAACTAATCAAGGACAAGTCGGGTGATTGGTTCTGTATGTTCCTTGAAGAAGCAAAACCGATACCCCAACAAGGAAATCGCATTATTGCTCTTGACCCAGGAGTAAGAACTTTTCTAACAGGATTTGACGGACAAAACTTCTTGGAAGTGGGTTCATCAGACATGGGGCGAATCAACCGACTATGTAAATATCTTGACGATCTAATGAGTCGAATTAGCCTGTCAAAAGTTGCTAAAGAACGACAAAAAATGAGAAAGGCAGCCTCTCGGTTACGAGGTAAAATCCGTAATTTAATTGATGACTGCCATAAAAAAACAGCAAGTTACTTAACAAAAAAATATCCAGCTATCTTGCTGCCAAAGTTTGAAACGTCAGAAATGACCAATCGTTCCAAGCGAAAAATCAGAAGTAAAACTGCCCGACAAATGTTGACCTGGGCGCATTATCGGTTCAAACAAGTCCTTAAAAATAAAGCTGAGTTAAGTGGCTGTCAGATGTTTGACGTGACAGAAGAATTTACCAGCAAAACTTGTACGAAATGCGGACATATCCACACAAAACTAGGTGGTTCTAAGGTTTTTCGATGTCCCGTTTGTGACCACGTTATTCCACGCGATTGGAATGGTGCTTTGGGTATTATGCTCAAGGCTTTGTCGGGTACGACCTTCACTCTCAGCAACGAGGGTGATGCTATTGTTGCAAAATGCGGTAATATACCGCTTTCTGTTGCATAA
- a CDS encoding ISKra4 family transposase yields MKTLVGEVEISQKQARKLKVSPKIVLSPGLEKCCLRASAKTSYQQAEEDIEELMGIKVGHSSLHRLVERTELPLAQAQSESAGVSIDGGKICLRGEEKEGGQWRDYKLVSLHGNVCEAFFQDPEGLKNWSNVQPLSPIVTFLGDGHPGIWNAVESFATQSWLIRREVLDWYHLKENLFKVGGSLKRLEAVEHLLWRGFVNKAIDAFDGVKSKRAKNFQAYLTKHYQRIPDYQYYQQLGIVIGSGDVESKIKQVGARVKLSGARWHLHNVSRILRLRCAYLNHSPLLSVNVLS; encoded by the coding sequence ATCAAAACCCTAGTCGGAGAAGTGGAAATAAGCCAAAAACAAGCCAGAAAACTAAAGGTGTCGCCAAAAATCGTCTTAAGTCCAGGTTTAGAGAAATGCTGTCTAAGAGCCAGTGCGAAAACATCCTACCAACAAGCAGAAGAAGATATAGAGGAGTTGATGGGGATAAAAGTAGGACATAGCAGTTTACATCGCTTGGTAGAACGGACAGAACTGCCCTTAGCTCAAGCTCAGTCAGAGAGTGCGGGGGTCAGTATAGATGGGGGAAAGATTTGTCTGCGGGGCGAGGAGAAGGAAGGGGGACAGTGGCGAGATTATAAACTGGTGAGTCTTCATGGCAATGTCTGTGAAGCCTTTTTCCAAGACCCAGAGGGCTTAAAGAATTGGAGCAATGTTCAACCTTTGTCCCCAATAGTGACCTTTTTGGGAGATGGTCATCCCGGAATCTGGAATGCGGTAGAGAGTTTCGCCACTCAATCGTGGCTGATACGACGAGAGGTGTTGGATTGGTATCATCTCAAGGAGAATCTGTTCAAAGTGGGTGGCTCTCTCAAACGGCTAGAAGCAGTGGAGCATTTACTGTGGCGGGGTTTTGTGAACAAGGCAATAGATGCGTTTGATGGAGTCAAAAGCAAGAGGGCAAAGAATTTTCAAGCCTATTTGACGAAGCATTATCAGCGTATCCCTGATTACCAATACTATCAACAGCTTGGTATTGTGATTGGTTCTGGTGATGTGGAGTCTAAGATTAAACAGGTGGGAGCTAGGGTTAAATTGTCGGGAGCACGTTGGCATCTTCATAATGTTTCTCGTATTCTTCGGCTACGATGTGCTTATCTCAATCACTCTCCTCTTTTGAGTGTCAATGTATTATCTTAA
- a CDS encoding BtpA/SgcQ family protein, whose product MDLIQTFQTRNPIIGVVHLLPLPTSARWGGNLKAVIERAEQEATALAAGGVDGIIVENFFDAPFAKDQVNPAVVSAMTLIVDRLMNLVVVPVGLNLLRNDATSAMAIAACVNAHFIRVNVLIGIMATDQGLIEGNAQELLRFRRELGSDVAILADVLVKHARPLGTPNLTTAVQDTIERGLADGVILSGWATGSPPSQEDLELAKAAAKDTPVFIGSGADWDNVGQLMQAADGVIVASSLKRNGKISEPIDPIRVAQFVEAVREVTEKKSDPILASNSHRSPIEHRAS is encoded by the coding sequence GTGGATTTAATTCAAACCTTTCAGACCCGCAACCCGATTATCGGAGTCGTTCATCTGTTGCCCTTACCCACCTCCGCCCGTTGGGGAGGGAATCTCAAAGCAGTGATCGAGCGAGCAGAACAGGAAGCAACTGCATTAGCAGCCGGAGGAGTCGATGGTATTATTGTCGAGAATTTTTTTGATGCTCCCTTTGCTAAGGATCAAGTCAATCCGGCGGTTGTCAGTGCCATGACCTTGATTGTGGATCGTCTGATGAATCTGGTTGTGGTTCCCGTGGGGCTGAATCTTTTAAGAAATGACGCAACCAGTGCAATGGCGATCGCCGCCTGTGTCAATGCCCACTTTATTCGGGTAAATGTACTAATTGGCATCATGGCAACCGATCAAGGACTGATTGAAGGAAATGCCCAGGAATTATTACGTTTTCGTCGAGAACTCGGATCAGATGTGGCAATTTTGGCCGATGTCTTAGTTAAACACGCCCGTCCCTTAGGAACCCCCAATTTAACCACCGCAGTCCAGGACACCATTGAACGAGGTTTAGCGGATGGGGTCATTCTTTCTGGTTGGGCAACGGGTAGTCCTCCTAGTCAAGAAGATTTGGAGTTAGCCAAAGCTGCCGCCAAGGATACACCCGTGTTTATTGGTAGTGGGGCTGATTGGGATAATGTGGGTCAATTAATGCAGGCTGCTGATGGAGTGATTGTGGCCAGTTCTCTAAAACGGAATGGCAAAATCAGTGAACCGATCGATCCCATTCGGGTTGCCCAATTTGTGGAAGCAGTGAGAGAAGTTACGGAAAAAAAGTCTGATCCAATACTAGCTTCCAATTCTCATCGCAGTCCGATAGAACATAGAGCTTCGTAG
- a CDS encoding murein transglycosylase A produces MYQKVCTLSIVLLALTVIPNPPLVSQNSPLTVVKLAVNNPNLGLDEQLWQKDRWALIQAIDHSLRYLSSPSAVQAYRRYSVPGFSRDRVKRSLLRFKTLLKQARNPQELQAAVKREFVFYQAVGNDNRGTVHFTGYFEPTYTASRHRTNEYRYPLYRKPANFAAWSRPHPTRAALEGSDGLGTKSLIKGRELIWFRDRLEAYLVQIQGAAKIRLTNGKSISVAFDGSTDYPYTSIGKELVKDGIFQPGELTLPILIDYLKKHPEALDRYLPRNHRFIFFRETSAAAKAKGSLGLPVTPERSIATDKSLMPPGALALLLAPIPNTNLQKESVSRYVLDQDTGSAIKGAGRVDIFMGTGNLAGDRAGLMSDDGQLYYLLLK; encoded by the coding sequence ATGTATCAAAAAGTCTGCACCTTATCCATTGTTTTATTGGCCCTAACGGTCATTCCCAATCCTCCGTTAGTTTCTCAAAATAGTCCTCTCACGGTGGTCAAGTTAGCGGTTAATAATCCTAATCTAGGTCTGGATGAACAACTGTGGCAAAAAGATCGCTGGGCTTTAATCCAAGCCATTGATCATAGTTTGCGTTATCTCAGTTCTCCTAGTGCCGTCCAAGCTTACCGTCGTTATTCTGTACCTGGCTTTAGCCGCGATCGCGTTAAACGTTCTTTGTTGCGTTTTAAAACCTTGTTGAAACAGGCCCGCAATCCTCAGGAATTACAAGCGGCGGTTAAACGGGAATTTGTTTTCTATCAGGCAGTTGGGAATGATAATCGTGGCACTGTCCATTTTACGGGCTATTTTGAGCCGACCTATACGGCCAGTCGTCATCGTACTAATGAGTATCGTTATCCCCTTTACCGTAAACCGGCCAATTTTGCCGCCTGGTCAAGGCCCCATCCCACCAGGGCAGCCCTAGAAGGGAGTGATGGCTTAGGCACAAAAAGTTTAATTAAAGGGAGGGAATTGATTTGGTTCCGCGATCGCCTAGAGGCTTATTTAGTGCAAATTCAAGGAGCGGCAAAGATTCGTTTAACCAATGGCAAAAGCATTTCAGTCGCCTTTGATGGCAGTACAGACTACCCTTATACGAGTATCGGCAAAGAATTAGTGAAGGATGGCATTTTTCAGCCAGGTGAGTTAACCTTACCGATTCTGATTGATTATTTAAAAAAACATCCCGAAGCTCTAGATCGGTATCTTCCCCGCAATCATCGTTTTATTTTCTTTCGAGAAACTTCCGCAGCCGCAAAAGCAAAAGGGAGTTTAGGGCTGCCTGTCACCCCCGAACGTTCGATCGCAACGGATAAATCTTTGATGCCACCAGGGGCCTTGGCCCTATTATTAGCTCCGATTCCTAATACCAATCTACAAAAAGAAAGCGTTAGTCGTTATGTGTTAGATCAGGATACCGGCAGTGCCATTAAAGGTGCGGGTCGGGTGGATATTTTCATGGGAACGGGGAATTTAGCCGGCGATCGCGCTGGGTTAATGAGTGATGACGGGCAACTCTATTATTTACTGTTGAAATAA
- a CDS encoding molybdenum cofactor biosynthesis protein MoaE, whose translation MLSSFLSTPIPIPTDSQDSLQIGFAPLALEGVYQLAADPANGAIVVMSGTVRQQTAGKAVINLEYQAYEPMVLIIFQQIAAQIRQQWPEANRVVIHHRTGCLAVGEISVLVAVGCPHRGEAFAACQYAIDTLKHQAPIWKKEHWVDGSSRWIGIGECEMAHALDS comes from the coding sequence ATGCTCTCTTCTTTCCTCTCGACTCCGATCCCCATTCCGACTGACTCTCAGGATAGTCTCCAGATCGGTTTTGCTCCCCTGGCTTTAGAAGGGGTTTATCAATTAGCCGCCGATCCAGCCAATGGGGCGATCGTGGTGATGAGTGGCACTGTCAGGCAACAAACAGCAGGAAAAGCGGTAATTAACTTGGAATACCAAGCCTATGAACCGATGGTCTTAATCATTTTTCAACAAATTGCAGCACAAATACGTCAACAATGGCCAGAAGCAAATCGAGTGGTCATTCATCATCGCACAGGTTGTTTAGCCGTTGGCGAGATCAGTGTATTGGTCGCAGTGGGGTGTCCCCACCGTGGAGAAGCCTTTGCCGCCTGTCAATATGCCATTGATACTCTCAAACATCAAGCTCCCATCTGGAAAAAAGAACATTGGGTCGATGGCTCAAGTCGCTGGATAGGCATTGGAGAATGCGAAATGGCCCATGCTCTTGACAGTTAA
- a CDS encoding insulinase family protein, producing MRHHQSVNRVVLDNGITIVFAENPVADLVAGRIFLKKAGSCWDSPAKVGLSHLLATVIMKGTQYRSSLEIAETVESIGASLGADAASDYWLISLKTVVADFPEILALAAEILRYPTFPKTEVELEKRLVLQSIRSQQEQPFNVAFNQLRQSMYADHPYGSSILGTEESVPTLTQQDVVEYHQAYFRPDNLVISLSGRLSLETAVNLINDIFGSWEIPHRSLIAPTLPVLNAQPYPRVTAQETQQSIIMLGYLGAGVKSEDYAPLKLLSTYLGNGLSSRLFVELREKRGLAYDVSAFYPTRLGSSQFVMYMGTAPDNTAIAVEGLKTEAERLCQQTLVKYELTAAKNKLLGQYALGKQTNGEIAHLFGWYETLGLGLPFDSDFQEQVSQVTAADAQRVAQTYLQSPYLSLVGPEDKVEIFR from the coding sequence ATGCGGCATCATCAATCAGTCAATCGTGTGGTTCTCGACAATGGTATTACGATCGTTTTTGCCGAAAACCCAGTAGCGGATTTAGTTGCCGGACGAATTTTTCTGAAAAAAGCAGGTTCCTGTTGGGATTCTCCTGCCAAAGTTGGCCTTTCCCATCTTTTGGCAACGGTGATTATGAAGGGAACCCAGTATCGATCCTCCTTGGAAATTGCTGAAACAGTGGAATCCATTGGAGCGAGTTTGGGAGCCGATGCGGCCAGCGATTATTGGTTAATTAGTCTCAAAACCGTTGTGGCGGATTTTCCTGAAATTTTGGCTCTTGCTGCTGAGATTTTACGCTATCCCACCTTCCCTAAGACTGAAGTGGAACTGGAAAAACGGCTAGTATTGCAATCCATTCGTTCCCAACAGGAGCAACCATTCAATGTAGCCTTTAATCAACTCCGCCAATCCATGTATGCCGACCATCCCTATGGTTCATCGATTTTAGGGACGGAAGAATCGGTTCCCACCTTAACCCAACAGGATGTAGTGGAATATCATCAGGCCTACTTTCGGCCAGACAATTTGGTGATTAGTCTTTCCGGTCGTTTGAGCCTGGAGACGGCTGTGAATTTAATTAATGACATCTTTGGTAGTTGGGAGATTCCTCACCGTTCCTTGATTGCCCCCACCCTACCCGTCTTAAATGCTCAACCCTATCCAAGAGTAACGGCCCAGGAAACTCAGCAATCGATTATTATGTTGGGCTATCTAGGGGCGGGGGTGAAAAGTGAAGATTATGCTCCTCTGAAGTTGCTTAGTACCTATTTGGGCAATGGTTTATCCAGTCGCTTATTTGTGGAATTGCGGGAAAAACGGGGTTTAGCCTACGATGTCTCGGCCTTTTATCCCACCCGTCTCGGTTCTTCCCAGTTTGTGATGTATATGGGAACGGCTCCTGACAATACCGCGATCGCTGTTGAGGGGCTAAAAACGGAAGCAGAGCGGCTCTGTCAACAAACGTTAGTAAAGTACGAACTAACGGCAGCTAAAAACAAGTTATTGGGTCAATACGCCCTGGGCAAACAAACCAACGGAGAAATTGCCCATCTATTTGGGTGGTATGAAACCCTGGGATTAGGACTTCCCTTCGATAGTGATTTTCAAGAACAAGTGAGCCAAGTAACCGCCGCCGATGCTCAACGGGTGGCCCAGACCTATCTCCAGAGTCCCTATCTTTCCCTGGTAGGGCCAGAGGACAAGGTAGAAATTTTTCGTTAA
- a CDS encoding insulinase family protein yields the protein MQLSERLPTCSFPAQILTFDHGLTLIHQYLPEIPVAVVDVWVKAGAIAEPNEWPGMAHFLEHMIFKGTKRIPPGGFDQIIEYNGGVTNAATSHDYAHFFLTTASPYLRQTLPYLAEILLQAEIPEEEFYCERDVVVEEIHCSEDDPDWLALQSICTSLYPNHPYGRSVLGKESDLRRYTPNQMRCFHRTHYQPENMTVVMVGDVTEKDAVQLMVDTFENFAVRSECPPTIIEDDPPLVEIRRQDLQIPRQGQGRLMMAWTGPGIDCLEDGLGLDLLSAVLAGGRCSRLVQELREEKQLVLDIQSSFSLQRNSSLLSVTAWLEPQHLALVEQLIRDRIYEMQTKPIREVELARAKRLLCHDYIFSTETPGQLAGLYGYYHTLASAELATRYPTTIQVIDCHTLQRLARQYLSPDYYAITAMQPLE from the coding sequence GTGCAGCTTTCAGAACGCCTTCCTACCTGTTCCTTTCCGGCCCAGATTTTAACTTTTGATCACGGACTCACCCTGATTCACCAATATTTGCCTGAGATTCCAGTGGCAGTGGTTGACGTTTGGGTTAAGGCAGGCGCGATCGCTGAACCGAACGAGTGGCCGGGGATGGCTCATTTTTTAGAGCACATGATTTTTAAAGGAACAAAACGGATTCCCCCAGGCGGCTTTGATCAGATTATTGAATATAACGGCGGTGTCACCAATGCGGCCACGAGTCACGACTATGCCCATTTTTTCCTAACCACGGCTTCTCCCTATCTGCGTCAAACCTTGCCCTATTTAGCCGAAATTTTATTACAGGCCGAGATTCCCGAAGAAGAATTTTATTGTGAGCGAGACGTTGTGGTCGAAGAGATTCATTGCAGTGAGGATGACCCTGATTGGCTCGCACTTCAGAGTATTTGCACCAGTCTTTATCCCAATCATCCCTATGGGCGTTCTGTTTTAGGCAAGGAGAGCGATCTCCGTCGTTACACCCCGAACCAGATGCGCTGTTTTCACCGAACTCATTATCAACCCGAAAATATGACCGTGGTGATGGTGGGAGATGTGACTGAAAAAGACGCTGTGCAGTTGATGGTAGATACCTTTGAGAATTTTGCGGTTCGTTCTGAATGCCCCCCAACCATTATTGAGGATGATCCGCCCTTGGTGGAGATTCGTCGCCAGGATTTACAGATTCCGCGTCAGGGTCAGGGGCGATTAATGATGGCTTGGACAGGGCCCGGCATCGACTGTTTAGAAGATGGTTTAGGGTTAGATTTACTGTCGGCGGTTTTGGCGGGGGGACGTTGTTCTCGTTTGGTGCAGGAACTGCGGGAAGAAAAGCAGTTGGTGTTAGATATTCAAAGTAGTTTTTCCTTGCAACGTAATTCTAGTTTATTGAGTGTGACGGCTTGGCTTGAACCGCAACATTTAGCTTTAGTTGAACAACTGATCCGCGATCGCATCTATGAAATGCAAACCAAACCGATTCGCGAGGTTGAACTCGCCAGGGCAAAACGGCTGCTCTGTCATGACTATATTTTTTCAACGGAAACGCCCGGCCAATTAGCAGGGTTATACGGCTACTATCACACCCTGGCCAGTGCCGAATTAGCCACCCGTTATCCCACCACAATTCAGGTGATCGACTGCCACACCCTACAACGCTTGGCTCGTCAATATCTTTCCCCTGACTATTATGCCATTACCGCCATGCAACCCTTGGAATAG
- a CDS encoding ferredoxin:protochlorophyllide reductase (ATP-dependent) subunit B: MKLAYWMYAGPAHIGTLRIASSFKNVHAIMHAPLGDDYFNVMRSMLEREREFTPVTTSVVDRNVLSRGSQEKVVDNIVRKDSEEHPDLIVLTPTCTSSILQEDLKNFCDRAQMEAKGDVLLADVNHYRYNELQAADRTLAQVVQFYLEKAQKKGDLPTEKTEKPSVNIIGITTLGFHNQHDCTELKRLMADLGIQVNVIAPEGATVTQLKNLPRAWFNLCPYREVGLMTAQYLEQEFGMPYVDITPMGVVETARCIRKIQQVLNAQGGEVNYENFINEQTLYISQAAWFSRSIDCQNLTGKKAVVFGDNTHAAAMTKILAREMGIHVVLAGTYCKYDADWFKQEVSEYCDEVLISEDNGQIADAIARIEPAAIFGTQMERHVGKRLDIPCGVIAAPIHIQNFPLGYKPFLGYEGTNQLADLVYNSFTLGMEDHLLEIFGGHDTKEVITKGVSADSDLGWNKEAQAELNKIPGFVRGKVKRNTEKFARDRGLSVITLEVMYAAKEAVGA; encoded by the coding sequence ATGAAATTAGCTTATTGGATGTACGCTGGCCCTGCCCATATCGGGACATTACGCATTGCCAGTTCCTTTAAAAATGTTCACGCCATTATGCACGCCCCCCTGGGAGATGACTATTTCAATGTCATGCGCTCCATGTTGGAACGGGAACGAGAATTTACACCTGTAACAACCAGTGTGGTTGATCGCAATGTCTTGTCTAGGGGTTCCCAAGAAAAGGTAGTGGATAATATCGTTCGTAAAGACAGCGAAGAACATCCCGATTTAATTGTTTTAACCCCTACTTGCACGTCTAGTATTTTGCAAGAAGACCTCAAGAATTTCTGCGATCGCGCTCAGATGGAGGCAAAGGGTGATGTGCTCCTGGCTGATGTCAATCACTATCGTTATAACGAATTGCAGGCGGCCGATCGCACCTTGGCTCAAGTGGTACAATTTTATTTGGAAAAAGCTCAGAAAAAAGGAGATTTGCCCACCGAAAAAACGGAAAAACCTTCGGTTAATATTATTGGCATTACGACCCTGGGATTTCATAATCAACATGACTGCACAGAATTAAAACGCTTGATGGCCGATTTGGGTATTCAAGTGAATGTGATTGCCCCTGAAGGCGCGACGGTCACACAACTGAAAAATTTACCCCGTGCCTGGTTTAATCTTTGTCCCTATCGAGAAGTGGGATTGATGACGGCCCAATATCTGGAGCAGGAGTTTGGGATGCCCTACGTTGATATTACGCCCATGGGAGTGGTCGAAACGGCTCGTTGTATTCGCAAGATTCAACAGGTTTTAAATGCTCAAGGCGGTGAGGTTAACTACGAGAATTTTATTAATGAGCAAACTCTGTATATTTCCCAAGCAGCTTGGTTTTCTCGTTCCATTGACTGTCAAAATTTAACCGGTAAAAAAGCAGTTGTGTTTGGGGACAATACCCATGCCGCAGCGATGACCAAAATTCTGGCACGGGAAATGGGAATTCATGTCGTTTTAGCTGGAACCTATTGCAAATATGATGCAGACTGGTTTAAGCAGGAAGTGAGTGAATATTGTGATGAGGTTCTGATCAGTGAAGATAATGGCCAAATTGCCGATGCGATCGCCCGCATTGAACCGGCTGCTATTTTTGGCACACAAATGGAACGCCATGTGGGTAAACGTTTAGATATTCCCTGTGGTGTGATTGCGGCTCCGATTCACATCCAAAATTTCCCTTTAGGATACAAGCCCTTTTTGGGTTATGAAGGAACCAATCAATTGGCAGATTTGGTTTACAATTCCTTCACCTTGGGCATGGAAGATCACCTCTTAGAGATCTTTGGCGGTCACGATACCAAGGAGGTGATTACGAAGGGCGTTTCTGCGGATTCTGATTTGGGATGGAACAAGGAAGCTCAAGCCGAATTGAATAAAATCCCTGGTTTTGTGCGCGGTAAGGTCAAACGCAATACTGAAAAATTTGCCCGCGATCGCGGTTTATCCGTGATTACTTTAGAAGTGATGTACGCCGCGAAGGAAGCAGTGGGAGCTTAA
- a CDS encoding type II toxin-antitoxin system VapC family toxin gives MSGQNLMASSTIVDTDIIIDVGRGIPEAVNCMQELKSTSRLAISIVTQMELIVGCANKSELRTLEKFLQQFDVVTIDPPISDKAVDLLRLYRLSHCLLIADGLIAATAIIWNYPFISKNQRDYRFIQNLNLLPYPYKKA, from the coding sequence ATGAGTGGTCAAAATCTCATGGCTAGTTCAACTATCGTAGATACCGACATAATCATTGATGTTGGTCGTGGTATTCCTGAAGCCGTTAATTGTATGCAAGAGCTAAAATCAACTTCCAGATTAGCAATCAGCATAGTTACACAAATGGAATTAATTGTTGGCTGCGCTAACAAATCAGAGTTACGGACGCTAGAGAAATTTCTTCAACAGTTTGACGTAGTTACAATTGACCCGCCTATTTCCGACAAAGCAGTTGACTTGCTCCGCTTGTATCGGTTAAGTCATTGCTTACTCATTGCCGATGGATTGATCGCCGCCACAGCAATAATATGGAATTACCCTTTCATCTCCAAGAATCAACGAGATTACCGATTTATTCAAAATCTAAATCTGTTACCATATCCATACAAAAAAGCCTAA